A genomic window from Chelonia mydas isolate rCheMyd1 chromosome 16, rCheMyd1.pri.v2, whole genome shotgun sequence includes:
- the ZBTB43 gene encoding zinc finger and BTB domain-containing protein 43 isoform X2, translating to MESGTNSFRVEFPDFSSTILQKLNQQRQQGQLCDVSIVVQGHLFRAHKAVLAASSPYFCDQVLLKNSRRIVLPDVMNPRVFENILLSTYTGRLVMPAPEIVSYLTAASFLQMWHVVDKCTEVLEGNPTVLCQKMNHGSDHQSPSSSSYNGLVETFELGSGGQPDFHKVQELRDGENEEESSKDELSSQLTEHEYLPSNSSAEHDRLSTGMTSQDGEEGASDSAECQYTRPIYSKPSIMSHKRWIHVKPERFEQDCEGVDAHTYDEHQVSESMNVIQTEHSIQSSGVEDFHVSDKKMEAEFDEQADENNYDEQVDFYGSSMEEFSGERADGNLNVHRQDVMIAAGYGESIEMTTGIKEETTLSGFSPTDKLYPCQCGKSFTHKSQRDRHMSMHLGLRPYGCGVCGASTLP from the exons ATGGAGTCTGGGACAAACTCTTTTCGAGtggaatttcctgatttttctaGCACCATTTTGCAGAAGTTGAACCAGCAGCGCCAGCAGGGACAGTTATGTGATGTTTCCATTGTAGTTCAGGGCCATCTGTTCAGAGCCCATAAAGCTGTCCTTGCAGCCAGCTCACCTTACTTCTGTGACCAAGTGCTCCTGAAAAATAGCAGGCGAATAGTCCTTCCAGATGTGATGAATCCAAGAGTGTTTGAGAACATCCTTCTGTCTACTTATACAGGACGGTTGGTGATGCCTGCTCCAGAAATTGTCAGTTATCTGACAGCAGCAAGTTTCCTTCAGATGTGGCACGTAGTAGACAAATGCACTGAAGTGTTAGAAGGGAACCCAACAGTTCTCTGTCAGAAGATGAATCATGGCAGTGATCATCAGTCcccaagcagcagtagctataaTGGGCTTGTTGAAACCTTTGAGCTGGGCTCTGGAGGACAGCCAGACTTCCACAAAGTGCAGGAGCTAAGGGATGGTGAAAATGAAGAAGAAAGCTCTAAAGATGAGCTGTCATCGCAGCTAACAGAACATGAGTACCTTCCCAGTAATTCTTCAGCAGAACATGACAGACTCAGCACAGGAATGACAAGTCAGGATGGCGAAGAGGGAGCCAGCGACAGTGCAGAGTGTCAGTATACAAGGCCTATCTATAGCAAACCCAGCATCATGTCACACAAGCGCTGGATCCATGTGAAACCAGAAAGATTTGAACAGGACTGTGAAGGCGTAGATGCACATACTTATGATGAGCACCAGGTGTCTGAATCCATGAATGTCATTCAGACAGAGCATTCTATCCAGTCTTCAGGAGTTGAAGACTTTCATGTAAGTGACAAAAAGATGGAGGCAGAATTTGATGAACAGGCTGATGAAAATAACTACGATGAGCAAGTTGATTTCTATGGCTCTTCTATGGAAGAATTTTCTGGTGAAAGGGCAGATGGAAATCTAAATGTTCACAGACAAGATGTTATGATAGCAGCAGGGTATGGTGAGAGCATTGAAATGACTACAGGAATTAAAGAAGAAACCACTCTCTCTGGATTCTCACCTACTGACAAACTATATCCTTGTCAGTGTGGTAAAAGCTTTACACACAAGAGTCAGAGGGATCGGCACATGAGCATGCACTTGGGTCTTCGGCCTTATGGTTGTGGTGTCTGCG GTGCTTCAACCCTGCCCTGA
- the ZBTB43 gene encoding zinc finger and BTB domain-containing protein 43 isoform X1 — MESGTNSFRVEFPDFSSTILQKLNQQRQQGQLCDVSIVVQGHLFRAHKAVLAASSPYFCDQVLLKNSRRIVLPDVMNPRVFENILLSTYTGRLVMPAPEIVSYLTAASFLQMWHVVDKCTEVLEGNPTVLCQKMNHGSDHQSPSSSSYNGLVETFELGSGGQPDFHKVQELRDGENEEESSKDELSSQLTEHEYLPSNSSAEHDRLSTGMTSQDGEEGASDSAECQYTRPIYSKPSIMSHKRWIHVKPERFEQDCEGVDAHTYDEHQVSESMNVIQTEHSIQSSGVEDFHVSDKKMEAEFDEQADENNYDEQVDFYGSSMEEFSGERADGNLNVHRQDVMIAAGYGESIEMTTGIKEETTLSGFSPTDKLYPCQCGKSFTHKSQRDRHMSMHLGLRPYGCGVCGKKFKMKHHLVGHMKIHTGIKPYECNICGKRFMWRDSFHRHVTSCTKSYQASKAEQNTTEMN, encoded by the coding sequence ATGGAGTCTGGGACAAACTCTTTTCGAGtggaatttcctgatttttctaGCACCATTTTGCAGAAGTTGAACCAGCAGCGCCAGCAGGGACAGTTATGTGATGTTTCCATTGTAGTTCAGGGCCATCTGTTCAGAGCCCATAAAGCTGTCCTTGCAGCCAGCTCACCTTACTTCTGTGACCAAGTGCTCCTGAAAAATAGCAGGCGAATAGTCCTTCCAGATGTGATGAATCCAAGAGTGTTTGAGAACATCCTTCTGTCTACTTATACAGGACGGTTGGTGATGCCTGCTCCAGAAATTGTCAGTTATCTGACAGCAGCAAGTTTCCTTCAGATGTGGCACGTAGTAGACAAATGCACTGAAGTGTTAGAAGGGAACCCAACAGTTCTCTGTCAGAAGATGAATCATGGCAGTGATCATCAGTCcccaagcagcagtagctataaTGGGCTTGTTGAAACCTTTGAGCTGGGCTCTGGAGGACAGCCAGACTTCCACAAAGTGCAGGAGCTAAGGGATGGTGAAAATGAAGAAGAAAGCTCTAAAGATGAGCTGTCATCGCAGCTAACAGAACATGAGTACCTTCCCAGTAATTCTTCAGCAGAACATGACAGACTCAGCACAGGAATGACAAGTCAGGATGGCGAAGAGGGAGCCAGCGACAGTGCAGAGTGTCAGTATACAAGGCCTATCTATAGCAAACCCAGCATCATGTCACACAAGCGCTGGATCCATGTGAAACCAGAAAGATTTGAACAGGACTGTGAAGGCGTAGATGCACATACTTATGATGAGCACCAGGTGTCTGAATCCATGAATGTCATTCAGACAGAGCATTCTATCCAGTCTTCAGGAGTTGAAGACTTTCATGTAAGTGACAAAAAGATGGAGGCAGAATTTGATGAACAGGCTGATGAAAATAACTACGATGAGCAAGTTGATTTCTATGGCTCTTCTATGGAAGAATTTTCTGGTGAAAGGGCAGATGGAAATCTAAATGTTCACAGACAAGATGTTATGATAGCAGCAGGGTATGGTGAGAGCATTGAAATGACTACAGGAATTAAAGAAGAAACCACTCTCTCTGGATTCTCACCTACTGACAAACTATATCCTTGTCAGTGTGGTAAAAGCTTTACACACAAGAGTCAGAGGGATCGGCACATGAGCATGCACTTGGGTCTTCGGCCTTATGGTTGTGGTGTCTGCGGtaagaaattcaaaatgaaacatcatcTTGTCGGCCATATGAAAATCCACACAGGCATAAAACCTTACGAGTGTAATATCTGTGGGAAAAGATTTATGTGGAGGGACAGTTTTCATCGGCACGTAACTTCTTGTACTAAGTCATACCAAGCCTCCAAAGCTGAGCAGAATACTACTGAGATGAACTAA